In Pelmatolapia mariae isolate MD_Pm_ZW linkage group LG8, Pm_UMD_F_2, whole genome shotgun sequence, one genomic interval encodes:
- the LOC134633850 gene encoding SH3 and cysteine-rich domain-containing protein 2-like isoform X1, whose translation MTEISEKENEPQNRDLHRPQATVPSQQESKLQRLKRSLSFKSVIRSKSVDNFFQRSNGESRPPLCLTATTAPPASPPPMSESPLAYEHSPSLSPSISPNPSLSSHSPSVSPSLYGTSKIQPKCQAQPVQPVKTHCFQEHVFRRPTSCQRCKHTIQGNSKQGLRCKSCKMATHLWCSSELSQQPCNGKTGAFKRNFSSPLLTIDPLGVVREAPAAQEADNSTVDPVYEALRYGMTLAQLSQSSFSSISESPCHEEEKLQDKLENQPIAEEDHIPGMLTPPESEKADSEERVSLKTPKRVEVRSIHTYVALYKFLPQEKNDLELQPGDRIQVTDDSNEDWWKGKSRNKVGFFPANFVQRIRPGERVWKVTTGFHGNRDKGQMTVKESQICIGKNEEIDGFLRLSSGKKRGLVPVKCLLEI comes from the exons atgacagaaataagCGAAAAGGAGAACGAACCACAAAACCGGGACCTTCACCGACCACAGGCTACTGTGCCTAGTCAACAAGAATCAAAG CTGCAGCGGCTGAAACGCTCCCTCTCCTTCAAATCGGTCATACGCAGCAAGAGTGTGGACAACTTTTTCCAGCGCAGCAATGGTGAATCACGGCCACCTTTATGCCTAACTGCCACAACGGCACCACCGGCATCTCCTCCCCCCATGTCTGAGTCCCCCCTGGCCTATGaacactctccctctctctctccatctatCAGTCCTAACCCTTCATTGTCATCACACTCCCCATCTGTCAGTCCTTCACTATATGGGACTTCCAAGATCCAGCCAAAGTGTCAGGCCCAGCCAGTGCAGCCGGTCAAGACCCACTGTTTCCAGGAGCATGTCTTCCGTAGACCTACCAGCTGCCAGCGATGCAAACATACAATCCAAG GAAACTCCAAGCAGGGCCTACGTTGTAAATCTTGCAAGATGGCCACCCACCTCTGGTGCTCCTCTGAGCTCTCCCAGCAGCCCTGTAATGGCAAG ACAGGAGCTTTTAAAAGAAACTTCAGCTCTCCTCTTCTTACCATTGATCCACTGGGTGTGGTTAGAGAGGCTCCTGCTGCGCAGG AAGCAGATAATAGCACTGTTGATCCTGTGTATGAGGCCTTGCGCTACGGGATGACACTGGCTCAGCTGAGTCAATCCAGCTTCAGCAGTATCTCAGAATCACCCTGTCATGAG GAAGAAAAACTGCAAGACAAACTAGAAAACCAGCCTATAGCTGAAGAGGATCACATCCCAGGAA TGCTCACCCCTCCTGAAAGCGAGAAGGCTGATTCAGAAGAACGGGTGAGTCTAAAG acTCCAAAACGAGTGGAGGTTCGCTCTATTCACACCTATGTGGCGCTCTACAAGTTTCTGCCTCAGGAGAAGAACGATTTGGAGCTGCA GCCTGGTGACAGAATTCAAGTGACAGATGATTCCAATGAAGACTGGTGGAAG GGGAAAAGCAGAAACAAGGTGGGATTTTTTccggccaactttgtgcagcgTATCCGCCCTGGTGAGAGGGTGTGGAAGGTCACCACTGGTTTCCACGGCAACCGAGACAAAGGCCAGATGACTGTGAAAGAGTCCCAG ATCTGTATCGGGAAGAACGAGGAGATTGACGGCTTCCTCCGGCTGAGCAGCGGGAAGAAGAGGGGCCTGGTTCCTGTGAAGTGTCTGCTAGAAATATGA
- the LOC134633850 gene encoding SH3 and cysteine-rich domain-containing protein 2-like isoform X2, producing MTEISEKENEPQNRDLHRPQATVPSQQESKLQRLKRSLSFKSVIRSKSVDNFFQRSNGESRPPLCLTATTAPPASPPPMSESPLAYEHSPSLSPSISPNPSLSSHSPSVSPSLYGTSKIQPKCQAQPVQPVKTHCFQEHVFRRPTSCQRCKHTIQGNSKQGLRCKSCKMATHLWCSSELSQQPCNGKTGAFKRNFSSPLLTIDPLGVVREAPAAQEADNSTVDPVYEALRYGMTLAQLSQSSFSSISESPCHEEEKLQDKLENQPIAEEDHIPGMLTPPESEKADSEERTPKRVEVRSIHTYVALYKFLPQEKNDLELQPGDRIQVTDDSNEDWWKGKSRNKVGFFPANFVQRIRPGERVWKVTTGFHGNRDKGQMTVKESQICIGKNEEIDGFLRLSSGKKRGLVPVKCLLEI from the exons atgacagaaataagCGAAAAGGAGAACGAACCACAAAACCGGGACCTTCACCGACCACAGGCTACTGTGCCTAGTCAACAAGAATCAAAG CTGCAGCGGCTGAAACGCTCCCTCTCCTTCAAATCGGTCATACGCAGCAAGAGTGTGGACAACTTTTTCCAGCGCAGCAATGGTGAATCACGGCCACCTTTATGCCTAACTGCCACAACGGCACCACCGGCATCTCCTCCCCCCATGTCTGAGTCCCCCCTGGCCTATGaacactctccctctctctctccatctatCAGTCCTAACCCTTCATTGTCATCACACTCCCCATCTGTCAGTCCTTCACTATATGGGACTTCCAAGATCCAGCCAAAGTGTCAGGCCCAGCCAGTGCAGCCGGTCAAGACCCACTGTTTCCAGGAGCATGTCTTCCGTAGACCTACCAGCTGCCAGCGATGCAAACATACAATCCAAG GAAACTCCAAGCAGGGCCTACGTTGTAAATCTTGCAAGATGGCCACCCACCTCTGGTGCTCCTCTGAGCTCTCCCAGCAGCCCTGTAATGGCAAG ACAGGAGCTTTTAAAAGAAACTTCAGCTCTCCTCTTCTTACCATTGATCCACTGGGTGTGGTTAGAGAGGCTCCTGCTGCGCAGG AAGCAGATAATAGCACTGTTGATCCTGTGTATGAGGCCTTGCGCTACGGGATGACACTGGCTCAGCTGAGTCAATCCAGCTTCAGCAGTATCTCAGAATCACCCTGTCATGAG GAAGAAAAACTGCAAGACAAACTAGAAAACCAGCCTATAGCTGAAGAGGATCACATCCCAGGAA TGCTCACCCCTCCTGAAAGCGAGAAGGCTGATTCAGAAGAACGG acTCCAAAACGAGTGGAGGTTCGCTCTATTCACACCTATGTGGCGCTCTACAAGTTTCTGCCTCAGGAGAAGAACGATTTGGAGCTGCA GCCTGGTGACAGAATTCAAGTGACAGATGATTCCAATGAAGACTGGTGGAAG GGGAAAAGCAGAAACAAGGTGGGATTTTTTccggccaactttgtgcagcgTATCCGCCCTGGTGAGAGGGTGTGGAAGGTCACCACTGGTTTCCACGGCAACCGAGACAAAGGCCAGATGACTGTGAAAGAGTCCCAG ATCTGTATCGGGAAGAACGAGGAGATTGACGGCTTCCTCCGGCTGAGCAGCGGGAAGAAGAGGGGCCTGGTTCCTGTGAAGTGTCTGCTAGAAATATGA